The region CAGGAGCAGAGTTGTCTTGATGTAAAATAACGTGCATACCGTTATCTAAATCATACTCTTCGAACTTAACTTCTTGCGCTGTAGCTGTAAAACCAGCTAAAAGCAAAGCAGCTAATGAGAATAAACTTTTTTTCATGTGTTTGATTATTTAATTTATCAGTTTAAGTATTAGTATACTATTGTAGTTTTTTGTTACAACAGTTATTACAAAAATAGCAATACAAGTACGTTTTATAGTCTAATTTGTTAAAAATTAACATCAAATTATATGAAATCAATTTCATTTTCACGAAATTTAAAGTGATTATTAACCAAAAAAACCAATTTTTTACTATGAAAATATTTTCCCTTCCCATCCTTCCTATTAGATTTGGGTTAGTTATGAGTGCCTGTTTAGTCGCTTATTTTTTATTGTTATCACTGTTTAATTTACATACCAATCCAATATTTAGTTTATTTAATGGTGTTATTACTGGTTTTGGAATTTTTGAAGCCATTAAATATTACAAATTAGAACAGGGTGATAATTTTAGTTATTCTGGAGGCTTTACAGTTGGTGTGATTGCTGGATTTATTGCAGCTATATTATTTACAGTATTCTTTACATTTTATGCTACAGAAGTTAATTCAGATTTTTTAAGTCAATTACTAACAGTTTTTAAGGGAGATTACAACGTGCATATAGGTTTAGTAGCTTTTGTAGTAGCCATTATGGGTTTTGCAACAACAGTAGTTATAACTTTAACGTGCATGCAATATTTTAAAAAGAGCAGAAATATTCCTCAAAATGGATAAAACGTTTGTAGATTAATTAATTAGAAGTATATTTGCATCCGTTTTCTCAGGAAAGCGAGATTATTTTATACAAATTAATTAATAAAAACGTTACGCTATGTACGCAATTGTAGAGATAGCAGGGCATCAATTTAAAGTTGAAAAAGACCAAAAAGTTTTTGTTAACCGTTTAGCAACAGAAGAAGGTAAGAAAGTAGATTTCGATAACGTTCTTTTAATTGCAGATGGTAGCAACATAACTGTAGGCGCCCCAGCTATAGGCGGAGCACAAGTAAGTGCAAAAGTCTTAAAGCACCTTAAAGGTGATAAAGTTATTGTTTTCAAAAAGAAAAGACGTAAAGGTTATCGTGTTAAAAATGGACACAGACAATCTTTAACTGAAATTATAATTGAAAATATTGTAGCTTCTGGAGCTAAGCCAGCTAAAAAAGCTGAAAAAGCTGAAAAAGCTACTCCGAAAAAAGAAACTAAGAAAACAGAACCTAAAGCTGCTGCGCCAAAAGCAGAAGCTAAAAAAGCTGAGCCTAAAGCTAAAGCTGCTGCAAAACCAGCTGCTAAAAAAGCAACAGGAAAAGCTGACGATTTAAAGAAAATCGAAGGTATTGGACCAAAAATTGCATCGACGTTAGTAGAAGCAGGAATCGCAACTTTTGCAGATTTAGCTAAAGCTAAACCAGAAGCAATATCTGAAATCATCGCAGGTGTACGTGGTAATCACGTGACTGACACTTGGCCAGCACAAGCTAAATTAGCTGCAGATGGTAAGTGGGATGAGTTAAAGAAATGGCAAGACGAATTAGATGGTGGTAAAGCGTAATAGCAACCACTTTATATTAACATTATAAAACCTTAAGATCATGGCTCACAAAAAAGGAGTTGGTAGTTCGAAGAATGGTAGAGAATCAGAATCGAAACGTTTAGGCGTTAAGATTTTTGGTGGACAAGCTGCTATTGCTGGTAACATCATCATAAGACAACGTGGTAATACACACCATCCAGGTGAAAATGTATACCAAGGAAAAGACCATACTTTACATGCTAAAGTTGATGGTGTAGTAAAATTTACAAAGAAAAAAGACAACAAGTCTTACGTTTCTATTGAGCCTTTTGAGGCTTAGAAATTTTTTATCCAAAAAAAATTAAAGTACGCCTTTCTGAAAAGAAAGGCGTTTTTTGTTTTATCTAATTTAATATTTCTTTAATTATTTTTAAATGATGATTAGTATGAAGCGTTAAAAAATGAGGGACTCTTTTTTTATTAATATGTCCAAATAATGGATGTTTAAAATACGCATTTTGATCTAAGTGGCTGATAGTTTTAATATTAGCTTTGACTTGTTGCATTTGCTGTAATAAATCCTCTTTTAAAATAGTTTCTGGAGGTCTAACGTATTTAGGCGCTTTAGCTTTTCCTCTTGGAAAAAAGCCTAGAGTAAAAAATACTTTTCCAACAAAACTAAAGTTGTTTTTGTAAGTTTCAGGTTCAGATTTTTGAAGTGATAAACAAACACTATTTATAACTTTTAGACTATGATCTATGTGCCAACCCACTGTTGCTTTAGAGATGTTTTGGTTTAGCATATTGTAGCTTTCAATATGTGACTCTAAACTGTTTAGTGTAAGATTTAATTTTTTTGTACTCATTATATAAATATAATATTCTTGTGAAGGTAACTAATTAAATAGGTAAAATAAAAAAACCCAAACAGTTACGTCTGGGTCTTAATTATTTAATGAGATGCTGAAACAAGTTTAGCATGACGTTTATTTATTAGTATCTGTAGTGCTCAGGCTTGTAAGGTCCTTCTACAGTTACACCAATATATTCAGCTTGGTAGTCTTTAAGTTCTGTTAACTCAACTCCAATTTTTTCTAAGTGTAATTTAGCTACTTTTTCATCTAAATGCTTAGGTAACATATACACATCATTTTCATATTTATCAGCATTTTTCCAAAGCTCGATTTGTGCTAACGTTTGGTTTGTAAACGAGTTACTCATTACAAAACTAGGGTGTCCAGTTGCACAACCTAGGTTAA is a window of Olleya sp. YS DNA encoding:
- a CDS encoding DUF4199 domain-containing protein, with product MKIFSLPILPIRFGLVMSACLVAYFLLLSLFNLHTNPIFSLFNGVITGFGIFEAIKYYKLEQGDNFSYSGGFTVGVIAGFIAAILFTVFFTFYATEVNSDFLSQLLTVFKGDYNVHIGLVAFVVAIMGFATTVVITLTCMQYFKKSRNIPQNG
- the rplU gene encoding 50S ribosomal protein L21; the encoded protein is MYAIVEIAGHQFKVEKDQKVFVNRLATEEGKKVDFDNVLLIADGSNITVGAPAIGGAQVSAKVLKHLKGDKVIVFKKKRRKGYRVKNGHRQSLTEIIIENIVASGAKPAKKAEKAEKATPKKETKKTEPKAAAPKAEAKKAEPKAKAAAKPAAKKATGKADDLKKIEGIGPKIASTLVEAGIATFADLAKAKPEAISEIIAGVRGNHVTDTWPAQAKLAADGKWDELKKWQDELDGGKA
- the rpmA gene encoding 50S ribosomal protein L27; the encoded protein is MAHKKGVGSSKNGRESESKRLGVKIFGGQAAIAGNIIIRQRGNTHHPGENVYQGKDHTLHAKVDGVVKFTKKKDNKSYVSIEPFEA
- a CDS encoding DUF1569 domain-containing protein, with the translated sequence MSTKKLNLTLNSLESHIESYNMLNQNISKATVGWHIDHSLKVINSVCLSLQKSEPETYKNNFSFVGKVFFTLGFFPRGKAKAPKYVRPPETILKEDLLQQMQQVKANIKTISHLDQNAYFKHPLFGHINKKRVPHFLTLHTNHHLKIIKEILN